A section of the Pseudorasbora parva isolate DD20220531a chromosome 2, ASM2467924v1, whole genome shotgun sequence genome encodes:
- the LOC137053277 gene encoding caspase-6-like isoform X3 has product MASQAKSEQSVAVEKDSASAGLTVRESITETDGFNQSLDPNLEYKMNHKKRGMALIFNHEHFYWQLRLNSRSGTNADKQNLVRRFQELDFEVKAYDDYKRDEVLAKIKEAAAANHVDADCFVCIFLSHGENDHIYANDGMIKIEEITDLFKGDMCRSLVGKPKIFILQACRGDKHDEPVTPMDVVDSQTVNNVVVDAGVLYTLPAGADFLMCYSVAEGYYSHRETVNGSWYIQDLSEILSRHGSSLEFTEILTLVNRKVSLRSVGNSRDRSAIGKKQVPCFASMLTKKLFFRPKQEC; this is encoded by the exons ATGGCAAGTCAAGCCAAAAGCGAACAATCCG TAGCTGTGGAGAAGGACAGCGCTTCAGCAGGACTGACAG tCAGAGAAAGCATAACAGAAACTGATGGCTTTAATCAGAG TCTGGATCCTAACCTGGAGTATAAGATGAATCACAAGAAGCGAGGAATGGCTCTGATCTTTAACCACGAACATTTCTACTGGCAGCTCAGACTGAACAGCCGTTCTGGTACAAATGCAGACAAGCAGAATCTTGTTAGAAG ATTTCAAGAGCTGGATTTTGAAGTGAAGGCTTATGATGATTACAAACGGGATGAAGTTTTAGCCAAAATCAAAGAAG CTGCTGCTGCTAACCATGTGGATGCAGACTGTTTCGTTTGCATCTTTTTAAGTCATGGGGAAAATGACCACATCTATGCCAATGATGGCATGATTAAAATTGAAGAAATCACTGATTTGTTTAAGGGGGATATGTGTCGTAGCCTTGTAGGGAAACCCAAGATCTTCATCTTGCAG GCTTGTCGTGGTGACAAACATGATGAGCCTGTGACACCAATGGATGTGGTGGACAGTCAAACGGTCAATAACGTGGTGGTAGATGCGGGGGTGCTCTACACCCTTCCAGCAGGAGCAGACTTCCTTATGTGCTACTCAGTGGCTGAAG gaTATTACTCTCACCGTGAGACTGTAAATGGCTCGTGGTACATTCAAGATCTGTCTGAAATCCTGAGCCGTCATGGTTCCTCGCTGGAGTTCACTGAAATCCTGACACTTGTCAACAGGAAAGTTTCCTTGCGCAGTGTTGGAAACAGCAGGGACCGCTCGGCTATAGGCAAAAAACAGGTGCCTTGCTTTGCGTCCATGCTCACTAAGAAGCTGTTTTTCAGGCCTAAGCAGGAGTGTTAG
- the LOC137053277 gene encoding caspase-6-like isoform X2 produces the protein MASQAKSEQSAVEKDSASAGLTVRESITETDGFNQSVYSLDPNLEYKMNHKKRGMALIFNHEHFYWQLRLNSRSGTNADKQNLVRRFQELDFEVKAYDDYKRDEVLAKIKEAAAANHVDADCFVCIFLSHGENDHIYANDGMIKIEEITDLFKGDMCRSLVGKPKIFILQACRGDKHDEPVTPMDVVDSQTVNNVVVDAGVLYTLPAGADFLMCYSVAEGYYSHRETVNGSWYIQDLSEILSRHGSSLEFTEILTLVNRKVSLRSVGNSRDRSAIGKKQVPCFASMLTKKLFFRPKQEC, from the exons ATGGCAAGTCAAGCCAAAAGCGAACAATCCG CTGTGGAGAAGGACAGCGCTTCAGCAGGACTGACAG tCAGAGAAAGCATAACAGAAACTGATGGCTTTAATCAGAG TGTATATAGTCTGGATCCTAACCTGGAGTATAAGATGAATCACAAGAAGCGAGGAATGGCTCTGATCTTTAACCACGAACATTTCTACTGGCAGCTCAGACTGAACAGCCGTTCTGGTACAAATGCAGACAAGCAGAATCTTGTTAGAAG ATTTCAAGAGCTGGATTTTGAAGTGAAGGCTTATGATGATTACAAACGGGATGAAGTTTTAGCCAAAATCAAAGAAG CTGCTGCTGCTAACCATGTGGATGCAGACTGTTTCGTTTGCATCTTTTTAAGTCATGGGGAAAATGACCACATCTATGCCAATGATGGCATGATTAAAATTGAAGAAATCACTGATTTGTTTAAGGGGGATATGTGTCGTAGCCTTGTAGGGAAACCCAAGATCTTCATCTTGCAG GCTTGTCGTGGTGACAAACATGATGAGCCTGTGACACCAATGGATGTGGTGGACAGTCAAACGGTCAATAACGTGGTGGTAGATGCGGGGGTGCTCTACACCCTTCCAGCAGGAGCAGACTTCCTTATGTGCTACTCAGTGGCTGAAG gaTATTACTCTCACCGTGAGACTGTAAATGGCTCGTGGTACATTCAAGATCTGTCTGAAATCCTGAGCCGTCATGGTTCCTCGCTGGAGTTCACTGAAATCCTGACACTTGTCAACAGGAAAGTTTCCTTGCGCAGTGTTGGAAACAGCAGGGACCGCTCGGCTATAGGCAAAAAACAGGTGCCTTGCTTTGCGTCCATGCTCACTAAGAAGCTGTTTTTCAGGCCTAAGCAGGAGTGTTAG
- the LOC137053277 gene encoding caspase-6-like isoform X5, whose product MASQAKSEQSVRESITETDGFNQSLDPNLEYKMNHKKRGMALIFNHEHFYWQLRLNSRSGTNADKQNLVRRFQELDFEVKAYDDYKRDEVLAKIKEAAAANHVDADCFVCIFLSHGENDHIYANDGMIKIEEITDLFKGDMCRSLVGKPKIFILQACRGDKHDEPVTPMDVVDSQTVNNVVVDAGVLYTLPAGADFLMCYSVAEGYYSHRETVNGSWYIQDLSEILSRHGSSLEFTEILTLVNRKVSLRSVGNSRDRSAIGKKQVPCFASMLTKKLFFRPKQEC is encoded by the exons ATGGCAAGTCAAGCCAAAAGCGAACAATCCG tCAGAGAAAGCATAACAGAAACTGATGGCTTTAATCAGAG TCTGGATCCTAACCTGGAGTATAAGATGAATCACAAGAAGCGAGGAATGGCTCTGATCTTTAACCACGAACATTTCTACTGGCAGCTCAGACTGAACAGCCGTTCTGGTACAAATGCAGACAAGCAGAATCTTGTTAGAAG ATTTCAAGAGCTGGATTTTGAAGTGAAGGCTTATGATGATTACAAACGGGATGAAGTTTTAGCCAAAATCAAAGAAG CTGCTGCTGCTAACCATGTGGATGCAGACTGTTTCGTTTGCATCTTTTTAAGTCATGGGGAAAATGACCACATCTATGCCAATGATGGCATGATTAAAATTGAAGAAATCACTGATTTGTTTAAGGGGGATATGTGTCGTAGCCTTGTAGGGAAACCCAAGATCTTCATCTTGCAG GCTTGTCGTGGTGACAAACATGATGAGCCTGTGACACCAATGGATGTGGTGGACAGTCAAACGGTCAATAACGTGGTGGTAGATGCGGGGGTGCTCTACACCCTTCCAGCAGGAGCAGACTTCCTTATGTGCTACTCAGTGGCTGAAG gaTATTACTCTCACCGTGAGACTGTAAATGGCTCGTGGTACATTCAAGATCTGTCTGAAATCCTGAGCCGTCATGGTTCCTCGCTGGAGTTCACTGAAATCCTGACACTTGTCAACAGGAAAGTTTCCTTGCGCAGTGTTGGAAACAGCAGGGACCGCTCGGCTATAGGCAAAAAACAGGTGCCTTGCTTTGCGTCCATGCTCACTAAGAAGCTGTTTTTCAGGCCTAAGCAGGAGTGTTAG
- the LOC137053277 gene encoding caspase-6-like isoform X1 has product MASQAKSEQSVAVEKDSASAGLTVRESITETDGFNQSVYSLDPNLEYKMNHKKRGMALIFNHEHFYWQLRLNSRSGTNADKQNLVRRFQELDFEVKAYDDYKRDEVLAKIKEAAAANHVDADCFVCIFLSHGENDHIYANDGMIKIEEITDLFKGDMCRSLVGKPKIFILQACRGDKHDEPVTPMDVVDSQTVNNVVVDAGVLYTLPAGADFLMCYSVAEGYYSHRETVNGSWYIQDLSEILSRHGSSLEFTEILTLVNRKVSLRSVGNSRDRSAIGKKQVPCFASMLTKKLFFRPKQEC; this is encoded by the exons ATGGCAAGTCAAGCCAAAAGCGAACAATCCG TAGCTGTGGAGAAGGACAGCGCTTCAGCAGGACTGACAG tCAGAGAAAGCATAACAGAAACTGATGGCTTTAATCAGAG TGTATATAGTCTGGATCCTAACCTGGAGTATAAGATGAATCACAAGAAGCGAGGAATGGCTCTGATCTTTAACCACGAACATTTCTACTGGCAGCTCAGACTGAACAGCCGTTCTGGTACAAATGCAGACAAGCAGAATCTTGTTAGAAG ATTTCAAGAGCTGGATTTTGAAGTGAAGGCTTATGATGATTACAAACGGGATGAAGTTTTAGCCAAAATCAAAGAAG CTGCTGCTGCTAACCATGTGGATGCAGACTGTTTCGTTTGCATCTTTTTAAGTCATGGGGAAAATGACCACATCTATGCCAATGATGGCATGATTAAAATTGAAGAAATCACTGATTTGTTTAAGGGGGATATGTGTCGTAGCCTTGTAGGGAAACCCAAGATCTTCATCTTGCAG GCTTGTCGTGGTGACAAACATGATGAGCCTGTGACACCAATGGATGTGGTGGACAGTCAAACGGTCAATAACGTGGTGGTAGATGCGGGGGTGCTCTACACCCTTCCAGCAGGAGCAGACTTCCTTATGTGCTACTCAGTGGCTGAAG gaTATTACTCTCACCGTGAGACTGTAAATGGCTCGTGGTACATTCAAGATCTGTCTGAAATCCTGAGCCGTCATGGTTCCTCGCTGGAGTTCACTGAAATCCTGACACTTGTCAACAGGAAAGTTTCCTTGCGCAGTGTTGGAAACAGCAGGGACCGCTCGGCTATAGGCAAAAAACAGGTGCCTTGCTTTGCGTCCATGCTCACTAAGAAGCTGTTTTTCAGGCCTAAGCAGGAGTGTTAG
- the LOC137053277 gene encoding caspase-6-like isoform X4 has translation MASQAKSEQSAVEKDSASAGLTVRESITETDGFNQSLDPNLEYKMNHKKRGMALIFNHEHFYWQLRLNSRSGTNADKQNLVRRFQELDFEVKAYDDYKRDEVLAKIKEAAAANHVDADCFVCIFLSHGENDHIYANDGMIKIEEITDLFKGDMCRSLVGKPKIFILQACRGDKHDEPVTPMDVVDSQTVNNVVVDAGVLYTLPAGADFLMCYSVAEGYYSHRETVNGSWYIQDLSEILSRHGSSLEFTEILTLVNRKVSLRSVGNSRDRSAIGKKQVPCFASMLTKKLFFRPKQEC, from the exons ATGGCAAGTCAAGCCAAAAGCGAACAATCCG CTGTGGAGAAGGACAGCGCTTCAGCAGGACTGACAG tCAGAGAAAGCATAACAGAAACTGATGGCTTTAATCAGAG TCTGGATCCTAACCTGGAGTATAAGATGAATCACAAGAAGCGAGGAATGGCTCTGATCTTTAACCACGAACATTTCTACTGGCAGCTCAGACTGAACAGCCGTTCTGGTACAAATGCAGACAAGCAGAATCTTGTTAGAAG ATTTCAAGAGCTGGATTTTGAAGTGAAGGCTTATGATGATTACAAACGGGATGAAGTTTTAGCCAAAATCAAAGAAG CTGCTGCTGCTAACCATGTGGATGCAGACTGTTTCGTTTGCATCTTTTTAAGTCATGGGGAAAATGACCACATCTATGCCAATGATGGCATGATTAAAATTGAAGAAATCACTGATTTGTTTAAGGGGGATATGTGTCGTAGCCTTGTAGGGAAACCCAAGATCTTCATCTTGCAG GCTTGTCGTGGTGACAAACATGATGAGCCTGTGACACCAATGGATGTGGTGGACAGTCAAACGGTCAATAACGTGGTGGTAGATGCGGGGGTGCTCTACACCCTTCCAGCAGGAGCAGACTTCCTTATGTGCTACTCAGTGGCTGAAG gaTATTACTCTCACCGTGAGACTGTAAATGGCTCGTGGTACATTCAAGATCTGTCTGAAATCCTGAGCCGTCATGGTTCCTCGCTGGAGTTCACTGAAATCCTGACACTTGTCAACAGGAAAGTTTCCTTGCGCAGTGTTGGAAACAGCAGGGACCGCTCGGCTATAGGCAAAAAACAGGTGCCTTGCTTTGCGTCCATGCTCACTAAGAAGCTGTTTTTCAGGCCTAAGCAGGAGTGTTAG